The following are encoded together in the Vigna unguiculata cultivar IT97K-499-35 chromosome 2, ASM411807v1, whole genome shotgun sequence genome:
- the LOC114173104 gene encoding myb-like protein X, which produces MIKRSSSRNNRTRGIKVKHTLQIILLLGVCFWLIYQVKHSRDKKSEYDENHRKVAVGTQTVYPTPKLGRKDLHPGKDGDKHDRDEHEEEGNEHEFEENDDKHEVRVGGDEEEEGESKSDGMEDETGGGDDETDESDQEQSAADTDRDEDLPDNEEEKEEESGEKENSSKEQETDGSVEKHNSHEAREQHYKGDDASSAVTHDTSTTSTETVSLLENHDVNSDFNNKEAELASEQSSNASLSNAVYSSRLHNVTTSHSEAGTNLTIVIPGGSNNLTGISANTSFELNKTVMFSESYQTKNGTVNTTVTGEVKNVLTEGVVQGGNKVSEENQLGSYSAIPVELEKRNAAAGESSNLEGGVLQNPTKSVASDETDNNTEVSETNNTQNISHTNENNDSIKDGFKGDSSDSYILKSVAEDRTDLDTLPQIINEGDIVDAIATD; this is translated from the coding sequence ATGATTAAGCGATCGTCAAGTAGGAACAACAGAACCAGAGGCATCAAGGTAAAGCATACTCTGCAGATTATTCTGTTGCTGGGCGTTTGCTTCTGGTTGATCTATCAGGTTAAGCACTCGCGTGATAAGAAAAGTGAATACGATGAAAATCATAGAAAAGTGGCAGTTGGAACTCAGACTGTGTATCCGACTCCGAAACTTGGTAGAAAAGATCTTCATCCGGGTAAGGATGGAGATAAGCATGACCGCGATGAACATGAAGAAGAAGGAAATGAGCATgaatttgaagaaaatgatgATAAGCATGAAGTGAGAGTAGGAGGAGATGAGGAAGAGGAAGGAGAAAGCAAAAGCGATGGGATGGAAGATGAAACGGGTGGAGGAGATGATGAGACAGATGAGAGTGATCAAGAGCAATCAGCAGCGGATACTGATCGTGATGAAGATCTGCCGGACAATgaggaagaaaaggaagagGAGAGTGGTGAGAAAGAAAACAGTAGTAAGGAGCAGGAAACAGATGGTTCAGTTGAAAAGCACAACAGTCATGAAGCTCGGGAGCAACATTACAAGGGGGATGATGCATCTAGTGCTGTGACTCACGATACTAGTACAACTAGCACTGAAACTGTGTCACTTTTGGAAAACCATGATGTAAACTcggattttaataataaagaagCTGAATTGGCGAGTGAGCAGTCTTCCAATGCGAGCTTGTCCAACGCTGTCTATAGCTCACGTCTACACAATGTTACCACGAGTCATTCAGAAGCAGGCACTAATCTGACAATAGTGATTCCTGGAGGTAGCAATAACTTGACAGGAATCAGTGCCAATACTTCATTTGAACTGAATAAAACGGTGATGTTTTCTGAATCATACCAAACTAAAAATGGTACCGTGAACACAACAGTAACCGGGGAAGTAAAAAATGTACTGACTGAAGGAGTAGTGCAGGGTGGCAATAAGGTCTCTGAAGAAAACCAGCTTGGTTCTTACTCGGCAATCCCTGTTGAATTAGAAAAGCGAAATGCAGCTGCAGGTGAATCTTCTAATCTGGAGGGTGGTGTACTACAAAACCCAACAAAATCTGTGGCATCAGATGAAACAGATAATAACACTGAAGTGAGTGAAACTAACAATACTCAGAATATTTCTCATACCAATGAGAATAATGATTCTATTAAGGATGGATTCAAAGGTGATTCATCTGATTCCTACATCCTCAAGAGTGTGGCAGAGGACCGAACTGATCTGGATACGTTGCCACAAATTATAAACGAAGGGGACATTGTTGACGCCATTGCAACAGACTAA
- the LOC114174328 gene encoding uncharacterized protein LOC114174328, which translates to MDPCPFVRILVGNLAVKSPASSKPSSFSGKVHPSTSSLFCKIQLKGVDCEDSLSSSNVCSVPLITECDPQPRSLAASFDFSKPKILKASKKAQIKISVYKGAATPSCIFTSAKLIGKISIPLDLTLAESRACTFHKGWLPLTKTTNQAQLLHLTVRADPDPRFVFRFDGEPECSPQVFQIKGDVKQPVFTCKFSFRDKNPAHFPSPNANNTTAERKGWSITVHDLSGSPVAAASMATPFVPSPGSQRVSRSNPGAWLIIRPDGDGTWKPWGRLEAWREPNNSNAVGYRFQILPATADPVTLAGSTISSQHGGKFTIDATSGVTPLSTPRGSWDLGSGSGSGSSSDFGFEQNSFFNKGFVMSATVDGEGKCSKPEVEVGVQHVSCTEDAAAFVALAAALDLSMDACKLFSHKLRKELRQ; encoded by the coding sequence ATGGATCCGTGCCCCTTCGTGCGGATTCTCGTCGGAAACCTCGCCGTAAAATCTCCGGCGTCGTCGAAGCCTTCTTCGTTCTCCGGCAAAGTGCACCCTTCCACTTCTTCCTTATTCTGCAAGATTCAACTGAAGGGAGTGGATTGCGAGGATTCCCTTTCAAGCAGCAACGTGTGCAGTGTTCCTCTGATAACGGAATGTGACCCACAGCCTCGGTCGCTGGCGGCGTCATTCGATTTCTCCAAACCCAAAATCCTGAAAGCGTCAAAGAAAGCCCAGATAAAGATATCGGTGTACAAGGGTGCGGCCACTCCCTCCTGCATCTTCACCTCCGCCAAATTAATCGGCAAAATCTCCATTCCCCTCGATCTCACGCTCGCCGAATCACGCGCCTGCACTTTCCACAAGGGTTGGCTCCCCCTCACCAAAACCACCAACCAGGCCCAGTTACTTCATCTAACTGTCCGGGCCGACCCGGACCCGCGCTTCGTCTTCCGCTTCGACGGCGAACCGGAGTGTAGCCCCCAGGTTTTCCAAATCAAAGGCGACGTCAAGCAACCCGTTTTCACTTGCAAGTTCAGCTTCAGGGACAAGAACCCCGCTCACTTCCCTTCGCCCAACGCTAACAATACCACCGCCGAGCGGAAAGGATGGTCCATCACCGTTCACGACCTTTCCGGCTCGCCGGTCGCCGCCGCCTCCATGGCCACGCCCTTCGTCCCTTCCCCGGGTTCGCAGCGGGTCAGCCGCTCCAACCCCGGGGCCTGGCTCATAATCCGCCCCGACGGAGACGGCACGTGGAAGCCCTGGGGCCGCCTCGAGGCCTGGCGCGAGCCCAACAACTCCAACGCCGTGGGCTACCGATTTCAAATCCTCCCCGCCACCGCTGACCCAGTCACCCTCGCAGGTTCCACCATCAGCTCCCAACACGGCGGGAAATTCACCATCGACGCTACCTCCGGCGTCACCCCGTTGAGCACTCCGCGCGGCAGCTGGGATCTCGGTTCCGGGTCAGGGTCCGGGTCCAGTTCAGATTTCGGATTTGAACAAAATTCGTTTTTTAACAAGGGGTTTGTGATGTCAGCGACTGTGGACGGTGAAGGGAAGTGTAGCAAGCCCGAAGTGGAGGTTGGGGTGCAGCACGTGAGTTGCACGGAGGATGCTGCGGCTTTCGTTGCTCTCGCGGCGGCCCTGGATTTGAGTATGGACGCTTGCAAGTTGTTCTCCCACAAACTCCGGAAGGAGTTAAGGCAGTAG